A genome region from Columba livia isolate bColLiv1 breed racing homer chromosome 2, bColLiv1.pat.W.v2, whole genome shotgun sequence includes the following:
- the ABHD5 gene encoding 1-acylglycerol-3-phosphate O-acyltransferase ABHD5 isoform X2 yields MRLGWLFSWLPAWCPTSLLHLKEAEDKMLKCITSTYNKRYVYISNGNKIWTLTFSPDFSHKTPLVLLHGFGGGVGLWALNFEDLCENRTIHAFDLLGFGRSSRPHFDTDAQEAENQFVESIEEWRKEVGLEKMILLGHNLGGFLAAAYSLKYPKRVKHLILVEPWGFPERPDNAEHERPIPIWIKALGAILSPFNPLAGLRIAGPFGLSLVQRLRPDFKRKYSSMFDDNTVTEYIYHCNVQSPSGETAFKNMTIPYGWAKRPMLQRIPQMDKDIPITVVYGARSCIDGNSGSTIQSLRPNSYVKTIAILGAGHYVYADQPEDFNQKVKDICDSVD; encoded by the exons GTTAGGATGGTTGTTCAGCTGGCTTCCTGCCTGGTGTCCCACATCACTGCTACACCTTAAAGAGGCTGAGGACAAAATGCTAAAAT GTATTACAAGCACATACAATAAACGATATGTGTATATAtctaatggaaataaaatatggaCACTGACATTCTCTCCAGACTTTTCACATAAAACTCCACTTGTTCTCCTGCATGGGTTTGGAGGAGGTGTTGGACTGTGGGCTCTCAATTTTGAAGATCTTTGTGAGAACAGGACCATTCACGCTTTCGATCTCTTGGGATTTGGACGTAGCAGTAGACCACACTTTGACACTGATGCTCAGGAAGCAGAAAATCAGTTTGTGGAATCCATAGAAGAATGGAGAAAGGAGGTGGGATTAGAAAAAATGATTTTACTTGGACACAACCTAGGTGGATTCCTGGCTGCTGCTTACTCGTTAAAATACCCAAAAAG GGTCAAACATCTGATCTTAGTGGAGCCATGGGGTTTTCCAGAGAGGCCTGACAATGCTGAACATGAAAGACCAATTCCAATCTGGATCAAAGCACTAGGAGCTATCTTGAGTCCATTTAATCCATTAGCTGGGCTGAGAATAGCAGGACCCTTTG GATTAAGCCTTGTCCAGCGTTTAAGACCAGATTTCAAGAGAAAATATTCATCAATGTTTGATGATAACACTGTGACTGAATATATCTATCACTGCAATGTACAGTCACCCAG CGGTGAAACAGCTTTCAAGAACATGACTATTCCTTACGGATGGGCAAAAAGGCCGATGCTGCAACGGATTCCACAAATGGATAAAGACATTCCTATCACTGTGGTCTATGGAGCACGTTCGTGCATAGATGGCAATTCTGGCAGCACTATCCAATCTCTGAGACCAAATTCGTATGTGAAGACAATA GCAATTCTTGGGGCAGGTCATTACGTGTATGCTGATCAACCTGAAGACTTCAACCAGAAAGTGAAAgacatctgtgattctgtggactAA